The Lysobacter capsici genome has a segment encoding these proteins:
- a CDS encoding HigA family addiction module antitoxin, with amino-acid sequence MKDVRQLVNQTGTAWNIGERRFLYCVARRATFICAIWSIDMPKRSLSDIGAPQHPGQFVRETFLTPRRLSVVAAAKLVGVGRPALSNFLNGHVAATPEMAARIEVAFGASAKSLLDMQAAFDAAGQSKINPANAMPYVAPFLGIRANEIEAWVERNIGARIRLPVLLRTLVNSTQRDATKIDFPGNDDAERPGWDGFVEAGAATPWIPAGKSGWEFGANKDINDKANSDFKKSVASNAKSARAEIVFIFVTPRYWQGKADWLKKARAKAEWKDVRAYDAADLEQWLEQSIAAQTWFANETGRPSRDVHSLDSCWDAWANVATPSLGESLFSPAVEGAKQTITSRLAGKPTEPIVIAADSVDEALAFLSQLFGAAGGDDLQRYRDRVLVFKEPGVLPKLAQGTKDFIAVAVSRDVERELGPISRSMHTIVIYPRNATSVSAHVVLEPLSVGAFTASLESSGFDSDAIARYSKESGRSLTVLRRRLANVPAVRTPAWAADSATASSLVPFLLSGAWSAKNDADQRILMELAAVKSYDDVEKICQSLASIDDAPLWSVGDFRGVVSKLDLLFAVAGSLTASDLKRYFEQAKVVLGEDDPKLDLPEDERWAAAIHNKSREHSGPLRRGVAETLVLLAIHGNDLFLTRLGFDCESAVSRLIEGLLTPLKTRTLEANDRDLTSYAEAAPEKFLSIIEKDLRSDHPETYDLMRSSSAGVFGSQCRRSSILWALEGLAWNRATMHRAALILAQLSQLEVNDNWTNKPINSLKSIFRAWMPQTTADHGSRVQVLKLLAERYPAVAWQVCMSQLQDGSDVGHYNHRPVWRNDAHGFGEPFKTRAPIKAFVCEVVDMVLDWRGGYSREMLCDLIQKIRFLSPEHGRQVWRHVADWVADGATDIDRALVREKIRVTALSTRASKWANKAGQSLDVAAAKAAYDALEPTDLIVRHGWLFRQHWIDDFAGAEDADLDYQKREERIGELRTQVLREMYELMGTAGVVQLACAGKTAATIGYLMAERLLEVDDLPPFLTAVLTGHNDEHASARGELISGVLRAMPDDDRRLVLKQLIKELPELEVVRLLMLAPFRAGTWSLVDGLEEGHRENYWNQVKPDFATEREISEAVERLLVARRPRAAFSVAHHCLRALGPELLYRVMADMAKGGNDHPGPYDIDIYSVEQAFALMNKSPELTLDQMASLEFGYVEALAQRWRGNDGYGIPNLEKYVEAHPEFYVQAVVWAYKRDDDAADPPNLVVDPAQAQNFATRGFKLLEGMRRIPGQDDLGVLQPEKLAAWISAVRNSCGELARLDIADLCIGKLLSAAPTGEDGVWPCEPVRQVMEDVHSEHLMSGAHTGLYNSRGATWRGEGGGQERELAMKYRGWADALQYSHPFVASELLINMAKGYEREASREDTEAIVNRRLQ; translated from the coding sequence TTGAAGGATGTCCGGCAGCTTGTCAATCAAACTGGAACAGCATGGAACATCGGCGAAAGAAGATTTTTGTACTGTGTAGCGCGACGGGCTACATTTATCTGCGCCATCTGGAGCATAGACATGCCAAAGCGTTCATTGAGTGATATCGGCGCTCCGCAGCACCCGGGGCAATTTGTGCGTGAGACATTCCTGACGCCCAGGAGGCTTTCGGTAGTCGCGGCCGCAAAGTTGGTCGGCGTCGGTAGACCCGCGTTGTCGAACTTTTTGAACGGCCATGTGGCAGCGACACCAGAAATGGCCGCCAGGATCGAGGTTGCTTTTGGAGCGTCCGCAAAGAGCTTGTTAGACATGCAGGCGGCGTTCGACGCAGCTGGCCAGTCAAAGATTAATCCAGCAAATGCAATGCCCTACGTCGCGCCTTTCCTCGGCATCAGGGCGAACGAGATTGAGGCATGGGTGGAGCGAAACATCGGTGCACGAATTCGCTTGCCTGTGTTGTTACGGACACTCGTGAATTCAACTCAGAGAGATGCCACGAAAATAGATTTCCCTGGTAACGATGACGCCGAACGTCCGGGCTGGGACGGTTTTGTAGAAGCTGGAGCTGCGACACCTTGGATTCCGGCCGGGAAATCGGGCTGGGAATTCGGTGCAAACAAGGACATCAATGACAAAGCGAACTCCGACTTCAAGAAAAGCGTAGCGAGCAACGCAAAAAGCGCGCGCGCCGAAATCGTTTTTATCTTTGTAACGCCGAGATACTGGCAAGGCAAAGCAGATTGGCTAAAAAAGGCTAGAGCTAAAGCTGAGTGGAAGGACGTGCGAGCGTACGACGCGGCAGATTTGGAGCAGTGGCTTGAGCAATCCATCGCAGCTCAAACTTGGTTCGCCAATGAAACCGGACGACCTTCGCGCGACGTTCATTCACTGGATAGCTGCTGGGATGCGTGGGCCAATGTCGCCACCCCATCCCTGGGCGAGTCCCTATTCAGCCCGGCTGTCGAAGGTGCAAAGCAGACCATCACCTCAAGGCTCGCAGGCAAGCCGACAGAGCCCATAGTGATTGCGGCGGACTCTGTCGACGAAGCGCTTGCGTTTCTCTCGCAGCTGTTTGGGGCAGCGGGCGGCGACGATCTGCAACGGTACCGAGACCGAGTGCTGGTGTTCAAAGAGCCCGGAGTCTTGCCGAAGCTGGCGCAGGGTACTAAGGACTTTATTGCTGTCGCTGTGAGCCGCGATGTCGAACGGGAGCTTGGCCCGATATCGCGCTCTATGCATACGATCGTGATTTATCCACGCAACGCGACAAGCGTTTCCGCTCACGTTGTGCTTGAGCCTCTCAGCGTTGGTGCATTCACTGCTTCTTTAGAGAGCAGTGGATTCGACTCCGACGCAATTGCGCGATACAGCAAAGAATCAGGGCGATCACTCACTGTCTTACGACGCAGGCTCGCAAATGTTCCAGCGGTTCGAACGCCGGCATGGGCCGCCGACTCTGCGACGGCGTCAAGCCTCGTCCCATTTCTACTCAGTGGAGCATGGAGCGCGAAAAACGACGCTGACCAACGGATACTGATGGAGCTTGCGGCAGTCAAGTCGTACGATGACGTTGAGAAGATATGCCAGAGCCTTGCAAGCATTGATGATGCTCCGCTCTGGTCGGTAGGGGACTTCAGAGGTGTCGTCTCCAAGCTCGACTTGCTTTTCGCTGTGGCAGGCTCCCTCACTGCCTCGGACCTTAAGCGTTACTTCGAGCAGGCGAAAGTTGTGCTAGGTGAGGACGATCCGAAGCTAGATCTTCCAGAAGACGAGCGTTGGGCAGCAGCCATCCACAACAAGTCGCGCGAACATTCCGGCCCCCTCAGGCGCGGCGTAGCTGAGACACTCGTTCTCCTCGCCATTCACGGGAACGATCTTTTCTTAACGCGTCTCGGGTTCGATTGCGAAAGCGCCGTGTCTCGGCTGATAGAAGGATTATTGACGCCACTCAAGACGCGGACCTTGGAAGCAAACGATCGAGACCTGACTTCGTATGCAGAGGCTGCGCCCGAGAAGTTCCTTTCAATTATCGAAAAAGATCTGAGATCTGATCATCCGGAGACATACGATCTAATGCGCTCGTCTTCTGCAGGCGTTTTTGGGAGTCAGTGCCGGCGAAGCAGCATATTGTGGGCGCTTGAAGGCTTGGCCTGGAATCGCGCGACGATGCATCGTGCCGCCCTGATTCTTGCGCAGCTATCCCAGCTCGAAGTCAACGATAACTGGACGAACAAGCCGATCAATTCGCTCAAATCCATCTTCCGCGCCTGGATGCCGCAAACCACAGCCGATCATGGCAGCAGAGTGCAAGTATTAAAGCTCCTCGCGGAGCGATACCCAGCGGTCGCGTGGCAAGTTTGTATGTCTCAACTGCAAGACGGATCGGACGTAGGCCACTATAACCATAGACCTGTTTGGAGAAACGACGCCCACGGTTTCGGTGAACCATTCAAGACGCGCGCTCCAATCAAAGCGTTCGTGTGTGAAGTTGTAGATATGGTTTTAGATTGGAGGGGCGGGTACTCGCGGGAGATGCTGTGCGATCTGATCCAAAAAATTAGGTTCTTATCTCCGGAGCACGGCCGGCAAGTCTGGCGCCACGTAGCCGATTGGGTGGCAGATGGCGCCACGGACATCGACAGAGCGCTAGTTCGAGAGAAGATTCGGGTGACCGCATTGTCGACCCGGGCCTCCAAGTGGGCAAACAAAGCAGGTCAGTCCTTAGATGTAGCTGCCGCTAAGGCGGCTTACGATGCGCTCGAGCCGACCGACCTTATCGTTCGGCATGGATGGTTGTTCCGTCAACACTGGATTGATGATTTCGCGGGTGCGGAAGATGCGGATTTGGACTATCAAAAGCGTGAAGAACGCATCGGCGAACTGCGGACTCAAGTGCTGCGTGAGATGTACGAACTTATGGGCACCGCGGGAGTCGTACAACTAGCCTGCGCCGGTAAAACGGCAGCTACCATCGGATACTTGATGGCGGAGCGCTTGCTGGAAGTTGACGATCTTCCTCCGTTTCTAACGGCGGTACTCACCGGCCACAATGACGAACACGCTAGCGCGAGAGGTGAGCTAATTTCTGGTGTCTTGAGAGCGATGCCTGATGACGATCGCCGACTCGTACTCAAGCAGCTAATCAAGGAGCTGCCAGAACTGGAAGTCGTACGCCTCCTGATGCTGGCGCCATTCAGGGCGGGCACCTGGTCGTTAGTCGACGGGCTCGAAGAAGGGCATCGCGAAAATTACTGGAATCAGGTTAAACCTGATTTTGCGACAGAAAGGGAGATATCAGAGGCCGTCGAACGCCTTTTGGTCGCGCGACGGCCTCGCGCAGCGTTCTCCGTCGCACATCATTGCCTACGAGCCTTGGGGCCCGAGCTGTTGTACCGGGTCATGGCTGATATGGCAAAGGGTGGCAATGATCATCCAGGCCCGTACGATATCGACATTTACTCAGTGGAACAGGCCTTCGCGCTCATGAATAAAAGCCCGGAGCTGACGTTGGATCAAATGGCAAGTTTGGAGTTTGGCTACGTCGAAGCGCTCGCTCAACGCTGGCGAGGTAACGATGGTTACGGGATACCGAACCTCGAGAAGTACGTTGAGGCTCATCCGGAGTTCTACGTGCAGGCCGTCGTTTGGGCATATAAGCGTGACGACGACGCGGCCGATCCGCCTAATCTTGTGGTTGATCCTGCACAAGCACAGAACTTCGCCACACGTGGTTTCAAGCTCTTGGAAGGTATGCGCCGAATTCCAGGACAAGACGACCTTGGAGTACTTCAGCCCGAAAAGCTGGCAGCTTGGATTAGTGCTGTGCGTAATTCTTGTGGCGAGCTCGCACGCCTCGACATAGCGGATCTATGCATCGGCAAGCTTTTGTCGGCAGCTCCAACGGGAGAGGATGGAGTTTGGCCGTGCGAGCCAGTACGCCAGGTTATGGAGGACGTTCATTCTGAGCACCTGATGTCTGGCGCACACACAGGACTGTACAACTCTCGCGGCGCGACATGGCGAGGCGAAGGTGGGGGCCAAGAGCGTGAGCTGGCGATGAAGTATCGCGGATGGGCCGATGCACTCCAATATTCTCATCCCTTTGTGGCTTCGGAACTTCTAATCAACATGGCGAAAGGATATGAGCGTGAAGCCAGCCGCGAAGATACGGAAGCTATCGTTAATAGGCGTCTGCAATAA
- a CDS encoding DUF3800 domain-containing protein: protein MHIYLDESGGFIPGSTNPNSWCVVAGFALPEAHRRRAEEALSRLKCRVGHRSTGEIKLRDIAHERQFLAFLCELDELAGTLYACATDTSVNSHAAVRSHLARQVEKLVEHLPKMKHDRARQGLQDRADRFAALSPQLYLQIMCQYSLLSRILRQGVLYYAQRIPATLARFRWRVDRKNQLNSVFDESFRDFAAPILQTMSFEDPLPMLVDADYRHFDRFRYVDGPPKYLKDTYGLDVGDGFNITQVMREDFEFVDSKASPGVQIVDLLVSGLRRCLRGEFRNNLAVADALGGLIVQAPQGELPVELLSLDQAKTLDRTAPADQAIRAMHRRSRSMRLC, encoded by the coding sequence ATGCACATCTACTTGGACGAGTCTGGAGGTTTTATTCCGGGAAGTACGAATCCCAATTCGTGGTGCGTTGTGGCTGGATTCGCGTTGCCTGAGGCGCATCGGCGACGTGCCGAAGAGGCGCTCAGTCGTCTGAAGTGTCGCGTAGGACACAGGTCGACGGGAGAGATCAAGTTGCGTGACATTGCGCATGAGAGGCAGTTCCTCGCCTTTCTATGCGAATTGGATGAACTCGCCGGGACTCTTTACGCGTGCGCGACCGATACGTCTGTCAACTCTCATGCAGCCGTACGTAGTCACCTAGCCCGCCAGGTGGAAAAACTCGTCGAACACCTACCAAAGATGAAGCATGACAGGGCACGGCAAGGCTTACAGGATCGGGCCGATCGCTTCGCTGCGCTGTCTCCTCAGCTATATCTCCAGATCATGTGCCAATACTCTTTGCTGTCGAGGATTCTGCGTCAAGGGGTCCTTTACTACGCGCAGAGAATTCCAGCTACATTGGCACGGTTTCGATGGCGCGTTGATCGGAAGAATCAATTGAATTCCGTGTTTGACGAATCTTTTCGCGACTTTGCGGCGCCTATTCTGCAGACCATGTCTTTCGAAGATCCGTTGCCGATGCTTGTTGACGCCGACTATCGCCATTTCGATCGATTTCGCTACGTAGACGGCCCGCCCAAATACTTGAAGGACACGTATGGACTGGATGTGGGAGACGGCTTCAACATCACCCAGGTAATGCGCGAAGACTTCGAGTTCGTTGATTCGAAGGCAAGCCCGGGCGTGCAGATTGTGGACTTGCTTGTTTCAGGGTTAAGGAGATGTCTACGCGGCGAATTTCGAAACAACCTCGCCGTTGCCGACGCGCTCGGCGGGCTAATTGTGCAGGCTCCCCAAGGCGAGCTACCCGTCGAATTGCTAAGCTTGGATCAAGCGAAAACATTGGATCGCACAGCTCCAGCCGACCAGGCCATTCGTGCGATGCATCGTCGATCTCGGTCAATGCGGTTGTGCTAA
- a CDS encoding RES family NAD+ phosphorylase, producing the protein MTLDDCEKIFHQAISSESESAFCKAVDPLFKEYEILSLNFGRGSMFWRARPIEVEIYPNISGLDYPPPDVAKQGRLNDRGAPCFYIAARKETALAEVGAREGQLIQLAGFRIKNESPIRLAVIGEYANVQKNGYMHFAGRDPEMAIAKILNAMPRQDALKKIYIDKFFASVLADPDASATGYMFSRALGQSIYSRVAAKGIVFPSVKDRGGFNIAVQAEPSDESFHNVSCLVVCMGKARKFGLIEFTIVKSAERLDDEGNFVWLEGGDPEAIGVYNMSKEEVEVASLNPNDRNSLLQMLHTHAGGRWPVPEAASRFSLIQRSRSARPTNSFKPRINRCATT; encoded by the coding sequence ATGACACTCGATGACTGTGAAAAAATATTCCATCAGGCGATCTCTAGCGAGTCCGAGTCAGCGTTCTGTAAAGCCGTAGACCCATTGTTTAAAGAATATGAGATCCTGTCACTTAATTTTGGTCGAGGTAGCATGTTTTGGCGTGCCAGGCCTATAGAGGTCGAGATCTATCCAAATATTTCTGGTCTTGACTACCCACCACCTGATGTTGCTAAGCAGGGGAGGCTGAATGATCGTGGCGCCCCCTGCTTCTACATTGCCGCACGCAAAGAAACGGCTCTCGCCGAGGTCGGCGCAAGGGAGGGACAACTGATACAGCTAGCGGGATTTCGAATCAAGAACGAATCGCCGATCCGGCTTGCGGTTATCGGCGAGTACGCGAATGTGCAGAAGAATGGGTACATGCATTTCGCCGGTCGAGATCCTGAGATGGCCATCGCAAAGATTCTTAACGCTATGCCTCGTCAAGACGCTTTGAAGAAAATATACATTGATAAATTCTTCGCCAGTGTCCTTGCAGACCCCGACGCCTCGGCTACCGGTTACATGTTCAGTCGGGCCCTTGGCCAATCAATCTACTCGAGAGTCGCCGCCAAAGGCATTGTCTTTCCAAGCGTAAAAGACCGCGGGGGGTTCAACATAGCCGTCCAAGCAGAGCCATCCGACGAGAGCTTTCACAATGTCAGTTGCCTGGTAGTGTGCATGGGGAAGGCCCGCAAGTTCGGATTGATTGAATTCACGATAGTTAAATCGGCTGAGCGGCTGGATGACGAAGGCAACTTTGTCTGGTTAGAGGGGGGCGATCCGGAGGCAATCGGCGTGTACAACATGAGCAAGGAGGAGGTTGAGGTAGCGTCACTTAATCCAAACGACAGAAACAGCCTCCTGCAGATGCTTCACACACACGCAGGCGGACGCTGGCCCGTGCCCGAAGCCGCTTCGCGGTTCAGCTTGATTCAAAGGTCACGTAGTGCGCGGCCTACCAATTCATTCAAGCCGAGAATTAATCGCTGCGCGACAACATAG
- a CDS encoding DUF2306 domain-containing protein, with protein MSYWFPKAVRWSTGLIFTLLCAAVATYAFTFLFDALKPQSGNPLHAQFAISGLDVPAHFFGGGLALLLAPLQMSDWVRRRIPRLHRLSGGLYAGGVLIAGLAGLSLARHAQGGAATGVGFGLLALAWLATTGIGIGHALAGDLIRHRRWMWRSIALTASAVTLRLILGVGLGALHLPFAQVYLLAAWGSWMFNLTVCELLLRWPRQPAPMPAAKALSGVR; from the coding sequence ATGTCGTATTGGTTTCCCAAGGCGGTGCGCTGGTCGACCGGCCTGATCTTCACCCTGCTGTGTGCGGCGGTGGCGACCTACGCCTTCACTTTTCTGTTTGATGCACTCAAGCCGCAGTCGGGCAACCCCTTGCATGCCCAGTTCGCGATCTCGGGCCTGGACGTGCCGGCGCATTTCTTCGGTGGCGGGCTCGCCCTGCTGTTGGCGCCGTTGCAGATGAGCGACTGGGTTCGGCGCCGGATCCCGCGCCTGCACCGCCTGAGCGGCGGGTTGTACGCGGGCGGGGTGCTGATTGCCGGGCTTGCGGGGTTGTCCCTGGCCCGGCATGCGCAGGGCGGAGCGGCGACTGGCGTGGGCTTCGGCTTGCTTGCGCTGGCATGGCTGGCGACTACCGGTATCGGCATCGGCCATGCGCTTGCCGGCGACCTGATCAGGCACCGGCGCTGGATGTGGCGCAGCATCGCCCTCACCGCATCGGCGGTGACATTGCGGCTGATCCTGGGCGTGGGCCTCGGCGCGCTGCATCTGCCTTTCGCGCAGGTCTACCTGTTGGCGGCATGGGGCAGCTGGATGTTCAACCTAACCGTCTGCGAGCTGCTGCTGCGATGGCCGCGGCAACCCGCGCCGATGCCCGCGGCGAAGGCCCTGTCAGGTGTCCGATGA
- a CDS encoding helix-turn-helix domain-containing protein, which produces MGSWSIVFAIGAAQAALLAAALWRRPINAQANRVLAVWIALIGIDLAVKAMYFNAPAAGLLKAFRFVGLFPFLYGSLFYVYVRALTQARAFGWRDGLHLVGFAIVVFMHAGFFIQDRVQTQALFAQLLAGTAEPQSPRLDIPLFAYSLTYVIAGLVQVRRYRRALLQRRSDADRMSLRWIDAMAVSQIVIWCIATTQWLVRIPWIDFPLIYGAVSAWVFVVGYLSLNQVAVVIEAAPESKSVDPDDTSGDDEPRFDAIEAARIIEATPEPTPIDIDEAAGGDAPRIAAVEARLSQLMAQQQLYREPALTIGQLAKRSGYPEYLVSAVINRRLEGNFWEYINRQRIEAARACLADAGDARAILDIAYACGFTSKSTFNAAFKRQLGETPSAYRKRHARDEASDSSDT; this is translated from the coding sequence ATGGGCTCCTGGAGTATCGTTTTCGCCATCGGCGCTGCGCAGGCCGCGCTGCTGGCGGCGGCGCTATGGCGACGGCCCATCAATGCCCAGGCAAACCGCGTGCTGGCGGTGTGGATCGCGCTGATCGGCATCGACTTGGCGGTGAAGGCGATGTACTTCAACGCGCCGGCAGCCGGGCTGCTGAAGGCGTTCCGTTTCGTTGGCCTGTTCCCGTTCCTCTACGGCAGCCTTTTCTACGTGTACGTTCGCGCGCTCACCCAGGCGCGTGCATTCGGCTGGCGCGATGGCTTGCATCTGGTCGGCTTCGCCATCGTGGTGTTCATGCACGCCGGTTTCTTCATCCAGGACCGGGTGCAGACGCAAGCATTGTTCGCGCAATTGCTGGCGGGAACCGCGGAGCCACAATCGCCACGCCTGGACATCCCTTTGTTCGCGTACAGCCTGACGTACGTGATCGCCGGGCTGGTGCAGGTACGTCGCTACCGGCGCGCACTACTGCAGCGGCGTTCGGATGCGGATCGTATGTCGCTGCGCTGGATCGATGCAATGGCGGTGTCGCAGATCGTCATCTGGTGCATCGCGACCACGCAATGGCTGGTCAGGATCCCGTGGATCGACTTCCCGCTGATCTATGGCGCTGTCAGCGCATGGGTATTCGTGGTGGGTTACCTCAGCCTCAACCAGGTGGCGGTGGTCATCGAGGCGGCGCCCGAATCGAAGTCTGTCGATCCCGATGACACGTCTGGTGACGACGAGCCACGTTTTGACGCCATCGAGGCGGCGAGGATCATCGAGGCGACGCCCGAACCGACGCCCATCGACATCGACGAAGCGGCGGGCGGCGACGCCCCACGCATTGCCGCCGTGGAGGCACGCCTGTCGCAGCTGATGGCGCAGCAGCAGTTGTATCGCGAACCCGCGCTCACCATCGGCCAGCTGGCCAAGCGCAGCGGTTACCCGGAGTACCTGGTATCGGCGGTCATCAACCGGCGCCTCGAAGGGAATTTCTGGGAATACATCAACCGCCAGCGGATCGAGGCGGCGCGCGCGTGTCTGGCCGATGCCGGCGATGCGCGCGCCATCCTCGATATCGCCTACGCCTGCGGCTTCACCTCCAAGTCGACCTTCAACGCCGCGTTCAAGCGCCAGTTGGGTGAAACCCCCAGCGCTTACCGTAAGCGCCATGCGCGCGACGAGGCATCCGATTCATCGGACACCTGA
- a CDS encoding DUF72 domain-containing protein encodes MPADQRRDARWNSSSGRPPGETAQAARTHWLAARCVSAIARVICSNFLDGSRRSSLIARILVGTACWADPSLITTKRFYPKDASKLEPMLQHYATRFPMAEVDSSYYALPSSVNAQKWAERTPDDFTFSEKQGQSALLKTSALKRYAQKTPSRSRFAARLWHRRCKPVELISSPSPLRKARCPLVDLRRQIATIKPRPTAVSPNTGPESAPSIPGSP; translated from the coding sequence ATGCCAGCCGATCAGCGACGGGACGCGCGCTGGAATTCTAGCAGCGGGCGCCCTCCCGGTGAAACGGCGCAAGCGGCACGAACCCACTGGCTCGCGGCCCGGTGCGTGTCCGCGATTGCCAGGGTGATATGTTCAAATTTCCTTGATGGTAGTCGTAGGAGCAGCCTAATAGCTCGGATCCTTGTCGGAACGGCGTGTTGGGCCGATCCCAGCTTGATCACGACGAAACGCTTCTATCCGAAGGACGCTTCAAAGCTGGAGCCAATGCTCCAGCACTACGCGACTCGATTTCCTATGGCCGAGGTCGATTCGTCCTACTACGCGCTCCCGAGCTCGGTAAATGCTCAGAAGTGGGCCGAGCGCACGCCGGACGACTTCACGTTCAGCGAAAAACAGGGTCAGAGTGCACTTTTAAAGACAAGCGCCCTGAAACGCTATGCCCAAAAAACACCAAGCCGAAGCCGCTTCGCGGCTCGGCTTTGGCACCGCCGTTGCAAGCCGGTGGAACTAATCAGCAGCCCATCGCCACTGAGAAAGGCGCGCTGTCCTCTGGTTGACTTACGTCGGCAGATTGCAACGATCAAGCCACGCCCGACAGCGGTGTCGCCAAACACAGGGCCGGAATCGGCGCCATCGATTCCAGGCTCGCCTTGA
- a CDS encoding CPBP family intramembrane glutamic endopeptidase, protein MGATSKQMQQRPAWYVWAYFALVALVAFGSTFFVMVLAGRTTDASLAWLLKCALVMVSVVALTAFYLRRDNLYWSRYGVRAEPRALAYGLAGLLGGLMLALGWAGIVGYWAPFHWQSNPALRWDALITGTFASLAIGVAEEVGYRSYGMERLHKAYGPAAAAILPTTIFVAAHLAGGLAWLPGLLVVGSGGLLYASLMLATRSLPFVAAFHIANNLAQDALLRTSDGSIWRPVFQDAAQAQSNELPIWLSMGLLNLTVAACAWRYRARFESACANNGPTEESTRGPA, encoded by the coding sequence ATGGGTGCAACCTCGAAGCAAATGCAGCAACGCCCCGCCTGGTATGTCTGGGCTTATTTCGCCTTAGTGGCGCTGGTGGCGTTCGGTTCTACGTTTTTCGTGATGGTGCTTGCTGGCCGCACTACGGACGCAAGCTTGGCCTGGCTGCTCAAGTGCGCGCTGGTGATGGTCTCGGTCGTTGCGCTTACCGCCTTCTACCTGCGTCGCGACAACCTTTACTGGTCGCGTTATGGCGTGCGTGCCGAGCCGCGGGCGCTGGCATACGGTTTGGCGGGACTGCTCGGTGGTCTGATGCTGGCGCTTGGTTGGGCGGGTATTGTCGGGTATTGGGCGCCCTTCCACTGGCAGTCGAACCCCGCATTACGCTGGGACGCCTTGATCACAGGAACGTTCGCGTCACTGGCGATCGGGGTCGCGGAAGAAGTTGGCTATCGCAGCTACGGCATGGAGCGCCTGCATAAGGCTTACGGTCCTGCAGCCGCGGCCATACTGCCGACGACGATCTTCGTGGCTGCGCATCTCGCCGGCGGCCTGGCTTGGCTACCCGGTCTGCTGGTGGTGGGCTCCGGCGGCCTGCTCTATGCCAGTTTGATGCTGGCCACCAGAAGCCTGCCGTTCGTGGCGGCTTTCCACATTGCCAACAACTTGGCACAGGATGCGCTCTTGCGCACCAGCGATGGCTCGATATGGCGCCCTGTATTTCAAGACGCGGCGCAAGCTCAATCCAATGAGCTGCCAATCTGGCTGTCCATGGGCTTACTCAATCTGACCGTCGCCGCCTGCGCGTGGCGATATCGCGCGCGATTTGAATCCGCTTGCGCGAACAACGGTCCAACCGAGGAAAGCACTCGAGGACCGGCTTAG
- a CDS encoding SDR family NAD(P)-dependent oxidoreductase — translation MSTISIVTGASRGLGRNTAISIARRGGDVILTYRSGEAEAHEVVNEIQALGRKAVALPLDASDVSTFAGFAASVGAVLKDVWGRDTFDHLVNNAGHGQVAAFAETTEAQFDALFNVHVKGVFFLTQALLPLLADAGRIVNLSSGLTRVTSPGFSAYSSAKGAVETLSVCMAKELASRGITVNTVAPGAIETDFLGGAVRDMPELNQQFAGMTALGRVGVPDDIGPMIASLLGPDNRWVTGQRIEVSGGQVI, via the coding sequence ATGTCCACCATTTCGATCGTCACCGGTGCCAGCCGCGGCCTGGGCCGCAACACCGCAATTAGCATCGCGCGTCGCGGCGGCGATGTAATCCTGACCTACCGCAGCGGAGAAGCCGAAGCGCACGAGGTCGTCAACGAGATCCAAGCGCTGGGCCGCAAGGCGGTCGCCCTGCCATTGGATGCCAGTGACGTCTCGACATTCGCTGGCTTCGCTGCGAGTGTCGGCGCAGTGCTTAAGGATGTCTGGGGTCGCGATACCTTTGACCACTTGGTCAACAACGCGGGCCATGGCCAGGTGGCGGCTTTCGCCGAGACGACCGAAGCGCAATTCGACGCGTTGTTCAATGTCCACGTCAAAGGCGTGTTCTTCCTGACCCAAGCGCTGCTGCCGCTGTTGGCCGATGCAGGGCGCATCGTCAACTTGTCTTCGGGCCTCACCCGGGTGACCAGTCCTGGCTTCTCCGCCTACTCCAGCGCCAAGGGCGCGGTCGAGACGCTCAGCGTTTGCATGGCCAAGGAACTGGCCAGCCGCGGCATCACCGTCAACACCGTAGCGCCGGGCGCGATCGAGACCGACTTCCTGGGTGGCGCGGTACGCGACATGCCTGAGCTCAACCAGCAGTTCGCCGGCATGACCGCTCTGGGTCGGGTCGGCGTACCCGATGACATCGGCCCGATGATCGCCAGCCTGCTGGGACCAGACAACCGCTGGGTCACCGGTCAGCGCATCGAGGTCTCCGGCGGTCAAGTCATCTGA